The nucleotide sequence TCCTAGTTGATCTCGAAGTTGATCTCGAAACTGGGCTTGTCAGCTAAGCTCACTCCCCAGTTGGCTTAGCGCAACCCGAAGGCAGCAGCAAGCACACTGTGGCCAACAGTAGCTTCAACAGCAATGCTGATGACAAACCCCAACATCGCTAGCCGTCCATTCCAGCGCTCCGCCTTTTCAGTCCAGCCAATTTCCCATTCAGGCGGTGTTTCGCTGTCTTGGCCGT is from Thermostichus vulcanus str. 'Rupite' and encodes:
- a CDS encoding chlorophyll a/b-binding protein, which codes for MGWTEKAERWNGRLAMLGFVISIAVEATVGHSVLAAAFGLR